CGATAGCGACATGCCGGCAGAGGCGGCGGCGGCGCTCGCGGCAGTGACGCCGGGACAGATGCGGACTTCAAAGCCTGCCTCATGCAGCGCAGATATTTCTTCGGTCGCGCGGCCGAACAGGGTCGGGTCGCCGCCTTTGAGGCGAACGACGCGCTTGCCCGCACGCGCGGCGGTTACAAGCAGTGTGTCGATGGTCGCTTGATCCTTCGAGTGGCGGCCCGAGCGTTTGCCGACGCTCACGCGCTCCACCTGCGCTGGGATCAGCGCGAGCACGCCGTGGCCGACCAGCGCATCGTAAAAGACGACGTCGGCCTGCTCGATCAGTCTGACGGCTTTCATCGTCAGCAGTTCGGGATCGCCTGGACCGGCGCCGACCAGCCACACCATCCCGGGTGCAAAGTCGTTACGCTGCATCGCTCTTCTCCTCGGTCAGAATGCGCGCGAGCGCCGGTCGGCATGAGCCGCAATTGGTCCCAGCGCCGATCGCGGCCCCGATCGCCGAAACTGCGGCGAGATTCTGGTCGCGGATCGCCGCGACGATCGTCTTCAGTCCGATGTCGAAGCAGACACAGATCACCGGGCCGCGGTCGGCCTGAACGCCGGGCGCGCGGCCCGCGAGCAGCGTCGGCGCGACCTCGGGAGCGGAGAGCTGTGCGATCAGCCAATCGCGCGGCGGCAGTTCGCCACTCTCGGTGACGAATAGGGCGCCCGCGAGGCGGCCGTTCGCGACGATGGCGATGCGGCGCGTGCCGCGCGCGGC
This sequence is a window from Sphingopyxis sp. USTB-05. Protein-coding genes within it:
- the cobA gene encoding uroporphyrinogen-III C-methyltransferase; the encoded protein is MQRNDFAPGMVWLVGAGPGDPELLTMKAVRLIEQADVVFYDALVGHGVLALIPAQVERVSVGKRSGRHSKDQATIDTLLVTAARAGKRVVRLKGGDPTLFGRATEEISALHEAGFEVRICPGVTAASAAAASAGMSLSLRGVARDVRFVTAHSKRGAALDIDWASLAQGASTLAFYMGREAAGEIMRGLMRAGMPGAMPVMIACHVSAPEERRLATRLDLLDLAVKSFAADAPTLILIGAAVALAELTPASFENMAQTTHD